The Setaria viridis chromosome 6, Setaria_viridis_v4.0, whole genome shotgun sequence genome contains a region encoding:
- the LOC117860952 gene encoding uncharacterized protein — protein sequence MRLNKVEVNLRRLLEAAPRQQNPAKLVHYVTTARELLEQLGAETTPEGISSVSKAKLSEYSEKIEALAARLAASVPENEKPDVESREEEISEEIAKAESPISLSSGLRRRSAAHVEVRASQQERKGDIGAPIKLDAEAQAHIEKHRKLQEDLTDEMVELARQLKESSLMMNQSVQETEKILDSTERAVEHSLASTGRATSRAAEVYSLTSKTTCFQWLLILVMTCVFVMVVLLIRIT from the exons ATGAGGCTCAACAAGGTGGAAGTGAACCTTAGAAGGCTGCTGGAGGCGGCTCCTCGTCAGCAGAATCCGGCTAAGCTTGTCCAT TATGTTACCACAGCCAGGGAGCTATTGGAGCAGCTAGGAGCAGAGACCACACCAGAAGGGATATCAAG TGTTTCTAAAGCTAAGCTTTCTGAATATTCAGAAAAGATTGAAGCACTTGCTGCCAGGCTAGCAGCTTCAGTG CCTGAAAATGAAAAGCCAGATGTTGAAAGCAGAGAAGAAGAAATCTCTGAGGAAATAGCTAAGGCAGAAAGCCCAATATCTTTATCATCAGGATTGCGAAGGAGATCAGC AGCTCATGTCGAGGTTCGTGCAAGCCAACAGGAGAGGAAAGGAGATATCGGTGCACCTATCAAATTGGATGCAGAAGCTCAGGCTCACATCGAGAAGCACAG GAAGCTGCAAGAAGATTTAACTGATGAAATGGTCGAGTTAGCACGGCAGCTGAAGGAAAGTAGCCTTATGATGAACCAATCTGTGCAAGAGACGGAGAAG ATCCTTGATTCCACCGAGAGGGCCGTGGAGCATAGCTTGGCGAGTACCGGCCGCGCAACCTCGCGAGCGGCGGAGGTCTACTCGCTGACTTCCAAGACGACGTGCTTCCAGTGGCTGCTCATCCTTGTGATGACCTGCGTGTTTGTAATGGTGGTTCTGCTCATACGGATCACTTAG
- the LOC117861970 gene encoding auxin-responsive protein SAUR72: protein MKEIRAMRALLDRCRSSKKARGRPPEGCLAVYVGPARERFVVRAECVNHRLFRALLEEAEEARGPYGYAADGPLELPCDAAAFARAVAAIEREMAGERRTAVGGAGGIVWAAQHRTVAVVVAGGRQVMTVG from the coding sequence ATGAAAGAGATCAGAGCCATGAGGGCCCTGCTGGACCGGTGCCGGTCGTCCAAGAAGGCTCGCGGCCGACCGCCGGAGGGCTGCCTGGCGGTGTACGTGGGCCCGGCGAGGGAGCGATTCGTGGTCCGGGCCGAGTGCGTCAACCACCGCCTGTTCCGGGCGCTgctggaggaggccgaggaggcgCGCGGGCCCTACGGCTACGCGGCGGACGGCCCGCTCGAGCTGCCCTGCGACGCCGCCGCGTTCGCGCGCGCCGTCGCGGCGATCGAgcgggagatggccggcgagAGGCGGACGGCGGTCGGGGGCGCCGGCGGTATCGTGTGGGCGGCGCAGCACCGGACGGTGGCGGTCGTTGTCGCCGGCGGCAGGCAGGTGATGACCGTGGGCTGA